The genomic interval ATGGCAAATGTTGTGCTTCTTGCTGTTTCACTTTTATAAAAAAATCAATCATACATTATCTATTAAATGAAAAATTAATAAAGTTTACTTTTTATTTCGTGTTATTTCTATCTAAAACAATATTAGACAATTTACACAATGAAATCAAATTTCCGCTTTCATCTGTAATTTTTATCTCCCATAGATGTATCGTTCTACCCCTATGAATAATTCTTGCTGTACCATAAACAAACCCTTCACGAATACTTTTAAGATGATTCGCAGAAATTTCGATTCCTCTGACTTCTTGCTCTTTAGTATTAATAAATAAATGTGAAGCAGTACTTCCTACACTCTCAGCCAATGCTACTGAAGCACCACCATGTAGCAACCCCATAGGTTGATGCACTCTGGAATCTACAAACATTCTAGCTACTAAAAACCCCTCGGCAACATCAACATATTCGATACCCAATGTTTCCATCAATGTGTTTTTGGTAATGGCATTACAAGCTGCTAATGCCTTTTCTTTATCAAATATCATGGTATTTTATTTAATGATTGTAAAAATAAGTAAAACTAAAGTAGCAAATTAACAAATAGATTTGGATTTCAATCCTAAAAAGTAAAAATCATATCTAAATAGATTTAGTTTTTTCTATTTTTACAAAAAACTAAATCAATGCGTCAATTTACCTTTTTAGTATTAGTTGGAATATTCATCTCTATTTGCTCTTGTCGTTCCGATTTTGAAACGGTGGCTAGTAATGGAGATTTAGCTTTTTCTAAAGATACTATTTTTCTCGATACGGTTTTTTCAACCATTGGTTCAAGTACCTACACTTTAAAAGTATATAATAACTCTAAAAATGACGTTAACATTCCAACTATAAAATTAGGTGAAAGATTAAATTCTAAATACCGAATGACAGTGGATGGCATGACTGGAAAGCAAGGAAAAGAATTTGAAAATATCACTCTTTTAGCCAAAGACAGCATCTATATTTTTATTGAAACTACAGCTACAACTGCAGACGCTAACCCCACCGATTTTCTATACACTGATAACATCGAGTTTGATAGCGGTACAAACCAACAAAAAATCGCCTTAGTAACCTTAATTAAAGATGCCGTATTTTTATATCCTCAAAAACTCAACAATGGTACTACCGAAACAGTGACTCTTGATGGAGAAGAAACTTATGGTTTTTTTCTAAATGAAAATGATCCTATCAATGGTAACGAACTTAAATTTACCAATCAAAAACCATACGTGATTTATGGTTATGCCACTGTTCCAGAAGGTAAAACCGTCACTTTTGACGCTGGCGCACGTGTTCATTTTCACGCAAATTCAGGGCTAATTATCTCCAAAGATGCCACTTTAAAAATCAACGGAACTACATCAACCACAGAAACACTCGAAGGAGAAGTAATTTTTGAAGGAGACCGTCTAGAACCTTTATACTCTGATATTCCTGGGCAATGGGGAACAATTTGGCTAAGAAATGAAACCAAAAATAACAGCATCAATCATCTAACGCTTAAGAATGCAACAGTAGGTTTACTGATTGAAAACAATCTAGTGACTACGATGCCAATCAAAAATACCCAAATTTATGATTGCACGAATTATGGGATTTTAGCTAAAAACGCGAAAATTGAGGGAGAGAACATCGTGATCAATTCCTCAGGCGTAGCCAGTTTAGCTTGTAATTATGGCGGAGATTACAAATTTACACATTGTACTTTTAACAACAATTGGAACGGAAACAGTCCAACTTCTGTTAGTGTAAACAACTTTGAATTAGGTGAGACACCCGAAGCAAAAAACCTAACAAAGGCAACCTTCAACAACTGTATTATCTATGGTTCGTATTCAAATCATCTGAGTTTAAGCAAAAAAGACGGGGCCACTTTTGAATATATTTTCAACAATTGTTTGATTAAATCCTCTGATTCATCAACCAATCCGTTATATAAAATCACGACTGACCCAGTACATTACAATGCTATTATTTTAAATAAAGACCCTGGATTTTACAAACCAACTTTTAACAATTTCAATATTGACAATAGTTCTAGCGCTTTCGCAAAAGGAAATACTACTTATTTAATCCCAATGGATATTAATGGTGCAACGCGAACTTTACCACCCGATCTAGGCGCTTATCAAAGCAAAGATTTTCCTAAAAAATTATAAAAATACTTTTGTTTTGATTCTTGCCGTTACTACTTTTTTAAACTAAATTTGCACCGTAATTCATCAAATACAATACAATGATTCATTTCTTTGAAAACCAAAGCAAAACCGTTTTTACCGTACAAACGCATCCCGACACTTCGGGAGAAATTTCGGCTCAAGACATATCAAAATTAAACTGGCTTTTTGCAGATGCAAATAAAATAGAAAAATCCGCATTGACGGATTTTTTTGTTGGTCCTCGTGCAACGATGATCACACCGTGGAGTACCAATGCTGTCGAAATTACTCAGAACATGGGGATTACTGGAATCATCAGAATTGAAGAATTCCAACCATCAACCCTTGACTTTAATGATTTTGACCCTATGTTGTCTCAAAAATATTTTGAATTAAATCAAGATATTTTCACCATCAACGTCGAGCCAGAAGGAATTTTAGAAATTGATGATATTGCAGCTTACAACAAACAAGAAGGTTTGGCTTTGAGCCCAGAAGAAGAAGGTTATTTGAATGATTTAGCTACTAAATTAAATCGAAAACTAACGGATTCAGAAATTTTTGCTTTCTCACAAGCGAATTCAGAGCACTGTCGTCACAAAATTTTCAACGGAACTTTTGTAATTGATGGCGAAGAAAAAGAAACGTCTCTTTTCAAATTAATTAAGAAAACATCACAGGAATTTCCTGGAGGAATTGTTTCCGCATACAAAGACAATGTGGCTTTTGTAAAAGGTCCAAAAGTGCAACAATTTGCACCAAAAACTGCCGACAAAGCCGATTTTTATGAAACTAAAGATTTTGACTCTGTTATTTCGTTAAAAGCAGAAACACACAATTTTCCAACCACTGTAGAGCCTTTCAATGGTGCTGCAACCGGAGCTGGAGGTGAAATTCGTGACCGTTTAGCAGGTGGACAAGGTTCATTACCTTTAGCAGGAACGGCTGTTTACATGACATCATACTCACGCCTTGAAGAAAACCGTCCTTGGGAAGATGCTATGACCGAAAGAAAATGGTTGTACCAAACACCAATGGATATTTTAATCAAAGCATCCAACGGAGCATCTGATTTTGGAAATAAATTTGGACAACCGTTAATTACAGGTTCTGTGCTTACTTTCGAACATGAAGAAGACGCTCGCAAGTTAGGTTTCGACAAAGTCATCATGCAAGCAGGTGGAATTGGATACGGAAAACTAGAACAAGCAATCAAACATAAACCACAAGTAGGCGACAAAATAGTTATTCTTGGTGGAGAAAATTATAGAATTGGAATGGGTGGAGCTGCGGTTTCTTCTGCAGATACAGGTGCTTTTAGTACTGGTATCGAGTTGAACGCGATTCAACGTTCGAATCCAGAAATGCAAAAACGTGCTGCCAACGCTATTCGTGGTATGGTAGAAAGCGACATCAACCCTATCGTATCGATTCACGATCATGGTGCTGGTGGACACTTAAACTGTCTATCTGAACTAGTAGAAGATACTGGAGGTTTAATCGACCTTGACAAATTGCCTGTTGGTGACCCTACCCTTTCGGCTAAGGAAATTATCGGGAATGAATCTCAGGAAAGAATGGGATTGGTCATTGGTAAAAAAGATATTGACATTTTGCAACGAATTGCAGACCGTGAACGTTCGCCAATGTACCAAGTGGGTGATGTAACCGATGATCACCGTTTTACATTCGAATCAAAAACTACCGGTGCAAAACCTATGGATTATGCCTTGGAAGATTTCTTCGGAAGTTCACCAAAAGTGGTGATTACAGACAAAACAATTGATAGAAAATATACTGAACTTGAATATAGCGTAAGAAACATTTCTACTTACCTAGAGCAAGTATTGCAATTGGAAGCTGTTGCTTGTAAAGACTGGTTGACAAACAAAGTGGACCGTTGTGTTACAGGAAAAGTTGCCAAACAACAATGTGTTGGTCCATTGCAATTGCCATTGAACAACTGTGGTGTAATGGCTTTGGATTATTTAGGTAAAGAAGGAATTGCAACTTCAATAGGGCACTCTCCTATCGCTGCTTTGATTGACCCTGTAGCTGGAAGTAGAACTGCCATTGCAGAATCACTTTCGAATATTGTATGGGCGCCTATCAAAGATGGTTTGGACGGAATATCACTTTCGGCAAACTGGATGTGGGCTTGTAAAAACGAAGGGGAAGACGCTCGCTTATACGAAGCTGTAAAAGGTTGTTCTGACTTTGCAATCGAATTGGGAATCAATATTCCGACTGGAAAAGATTCGCTTTCTATGAAACAAAAATATCCTAATGATGAAGTAATTGCACCGGGAACGGTAATTATTTCGGCAGCTGGAAATTGTACCGATATTAAAAAAGTGGTAGAACCTGTTTTACAAAAAGACGGTGGCTCTATTTACTACATCAACTTATCACAAGACGACTTCAAATTGGGAGGTTCTTCTTTTGCACAAACCTTGAACAAAATTGGAACTGAAGTACCAACTATCAAAGACGCTGCTTTCTTCAAAAAAGCATTCAACAGCTTACAAGAATTAATTGGTGACAACCAAATTCTAGCAGGTCACGATATCGGAAGTGGTGGTTTGATTACAACTTTATTGGAAATGTGTTTTGCAGATGTGAACTTAGGAGCAAAAATTGACTTCTCCGTTTTCGCTGAAAAAGACATCATCAAATACCTTTTTGCCGAAAATATCGCAGTGGTTTTCCAAGTCAAAAATGATGCTACTGCCGAAGCGCTATTGAATAAAAACGGTGTGGAGTTCTTCAAATTAGGAACAGCAACTACAAACGGAATTTTAGATTTCGGTCCTTGTGGATTAGACATTGCGAAATACAGAGACATCTGGTTCAAAACTTCTTTCCTTTTAGATCAAAAACAAACTAAAAACGGAACGGCGCAAGCACGTTTTGACAATTATAAAAACCAAGTATTAAAATACACTTTCCCTGCGCATTTCACAGGAAAGAAACCAGTAATCGACGGGTCAAAACCACGTCCTATTGCAGCAGTAATTCGTGAAAAAGGAAGTAATTCTGAACGTGAATTTGCAAACGCAATGTATTTAGCGGGATTTGATGTAAAGGACATTCACATGACCGACTTGATTTCAGGTCGCGAAAATTTGGAAGACATTCAATTCATTGGTGTTGTTGGAGGTTTCTCTAATTCAGATGTTTTGGGTTCTGCTAAAGGTTGGGCGGGTGCTTTCTTGTACAACGAAAAAGCAAATTCTGCCTTGAAAAACTTCTTCAAAAGAGAAGACACCCTTTCAGTAGGGATTTGCAACGGTTGTCAATTGTTTATGGAATTGGAATTAATCAATCCAGAACACGAAGTACACGGAAAAATGCTGCACAACGACAGTCATAAACATGAGAGTATCTTTACCTCGGTTACGGTAAACGAAAACAAATCGGTAATGTTATCGAGTTTGGCAGGAAGCACTTTGGGTGTTTGGGTATCACATGGAGAAGGGAAATTCAATTTGCCTTTAGCCGAAGAAAACTATAACATCGTTGGTACTTACGGTTATGACAGCTACCCAGCCAATCCAAACGGGTCTGACTATAACACTGCAATGCTATGCGACACAACAGGTCGTCACTTGGTGATGATGCCTCACATTGAGCGCTCTACTTTCCAATGGAACTGGGCAAACTATCCAGCCGATAGAAACGACGAAGTTTCGCCTTGGCATGAAGCCTTTGTTAATGCTAGAAAATGGATTGAAAACAAATAATTTCAAGATTCAAAAATACGAAAGCGGTAAATTTAGGTTTACCGCTTTTTTTTGTGGCTATAATAAAAATTTGGGCGTGCCTCCATCCCCAAAAAAGAGCTACGTTGTTTGCGCTAAGAGGCTCTTTTTCGGGCATGCAGTCGGGCTGTACGCTATATCTTTTTGGTCAGGCAAAAAAGCCTAACCAAAAAGGATGTCGCTCCCATCCCTCACGCAAATTGGGATAGAATTGAATATTGGTTTTTGAAAAGGCAATGACATGATAAAACTTTTTGTAAATCTCTGCTAAAACAATATCACTTTACTTCCCGTGAAGCTTCATAAAATCTATCACCTCATCAAAACGATCGCTCCAAGGCCAGAAATACTGAGTTGCCATTGGAACATGTTTTTTATTCAAATAGATTGGAGTTACTTTCGGTTGAAAAGGATGTAAAGCTTCCAGAAAACGATCATTAGTCACTTTTATAGACGGATAGGTTTTCTCTCCCATATAAATCAATAAAGGAGGCGTATTTTTATCTATAAAATAAATAGGAGAAGCAGCTTTCCAAACTTCTGGATTTTTGGTCCAGGTTGCTATGTAGTCATGCTCTTCTGTTGGTAGATTTTCTTGTAGATAATAATGCATATCCAATCCTGCAGCATCATTGAGTATGATTCCCGAAATTGTTTTTGGGTCAATTCCATATTTAGGATTCATAACCGCAAGTGCTGCTAAGTGCCCGCCTGCTGAATGTCCAGTTATAAAAATTTGTTTGGGATTTCCTTTGTATTCCTGGGCATTGGCTTGCACCCATTTAATGACAGCTGCAATTTGTTGGGTCATTTCTTCATAACTAGCGGCTGGGCTTAACGTATAATCCGGAATAACGGTAACAACACCTTTACTAGCAAAATTACGTCCCATCAAATCGTAGGTGCCTTTTCGACCGCTGTTCCAGTAACCTCCATGAACAAAAATTAAAACTGGAGCATCACTCTTTATCTTTCTTGGTATAAAAACATTTAGCTTGGGTGAACTAATTTCTGTAGTTACTGAAGAAGTCAAATAAGACTTGTCTTTTACTTTTATGGAACTGCAACTCACAACTAAAAATGTAAAAACTAATACTAGGAAAACAAAAAAATGACGCATATTTTTTTATTACAAATATATTAATTTAATAGCGCATTGGCTTTAAGGCAAATTAAACACTATCGCAAAAATTAATCAAAAAAGAAATAATTTCAAAGTGACAGTAATTACGCTTCGAGCGATAGAAGTCAAGGAAGTAATGAGAGCTCTAAAGTACAACCTTCCTGTTTTTTCAGATGAACAGCGCAAGTTGCGTCTCTATGTAAATTATTGTAAATTAATTATGTGCGCAAAAACACCTATTTAAAATCATACAACTATTAAAGCTAATTCTATAAGACAAACCACTATATAAAACGTAACTTTATCATAACTTAAAAACGTATAGCCATGAACTCACAGAATCAGAATCCGCAAAAACCTAATCAAAAAGGTTCAGATCATAGAAGTGATATGAGAAAACACGAATATAAAGACTTTGAAGATGTATTAAAAAACGATAAAAATTATGATGAAGATACTCAAAAATTTAAAGGAGAGAAGCCCGACTGGGATGATCAATTAAACAATGAAGAAAAGAAATAAATATATTAAACAAAACGTCTTATTTTAGTCAAGTAAGACGTTTTGTTTTACTAAGAGCACTCTCTAAAAAAGTATATCAGTTGAAAACTCAGTACTTCTAGTATATATATGGAGTATTTATTCAAAGTAATTTCCTTATTTTTAATGGATATTGGTCATTATTTTGCTACTCCTTTTAAAATAAAAAAAAAGATTTCAGAACCTTATGATCTATAGGTAAAGCTAATTTATCCGGTTTTTTTTATGTAGGTTTTCGATTAAATTTGTGGTGTAAATGATTTTCTCATTTCAATTGGACAGTCAAAAAAAGTAGTAAGGTACTCCGTTGATAAATCAGGTAACATATATATTCCATTATACGAATTGTCGACAAAAAACTTCACTCTCCCACTTCGCAATGTGCTTCGTGTACTATTGAAAAATTACAAGAATTGGCAATAAAACACAACTCATTTGCTTTGGTATGCAACTCATTCGCCAATGCTATTTTATCTTTCTGAAGAATGATAACCTTGGGAAACAACTTTACTTCTATAAATCTACCTGAACCATTTTCGATCACTTCTAATGTCGCTTCGGCAGTATCTGAATAAGAGACAACGTCAATTCCGTTTTGGCTACATACATACAAATAGGACATCATATGACAAGAAACGACACTACTTAACAATAAATCTTCGGGATTGAATAAACTCGGATCTCCCTTAAATACTTTGGCTGCCGAAACATTCAAAATTTCCTTACCTTCGATAGCAATAGTGTGGTTCTTTACAAACCTGGTCGTTTCTTTTTTATACGAAAACCAGTTTAATTTGGCTTTAAAAAGATGTTTGAATGACATAAATTATAGTTATAACTGATTACCCAAAATTAGTGTTTTTTTTGCCGCTGATTGAAAGTTTAATTTCCGACTTCCTTACCTTGAAATTTCTAAATCTGTATTCTATAAAACAAAAACGACCCCGAAGGCCAAAGCCAACAGGATCGTTTTAAAGAAACCAAACTACTAATTTCTAACTTTTATTTGAATGGGAACAAAGGAGAATCCGTATGTTCATTCTTCATGATTGCCAACATTTCGTCCACAATTTTTGGGTTGTCCTTCGCTAAATTCTTTGTTTCAGCTTGATCATTAGCTAAATTGTATAATTCAAACTCTGGTTTGTCTTTTTTAGCAATATCATAAATAACCCCTTTCCAATTCCCTAAACGAACAGCTTTACGACCACCTGCTTGTGGAAATTCCCAATACATATAAGGGTGTTGCTTTTGATCTTTTGTACCCAAAAAAGTAGGTAATAATGAAACGCCATCGGTAACTCCAATTTTCTTTTCACCAACGATCGCTGCAAAGGTTGGTTTCATATCCCAAAATGCCGAAATAACATCTGAGGTTATTCCTGCTTTAATTTTATTTGGCCAAACGGCAATAAACGGAGCGCGAATTCCACCTTCGTATAAATCTCTTTTTACCCCTCTTAAACCAGCAGTTCCGTTAAAGAAATCTGGATCTGCTCCCCCTTCATTTGCTGGACCGTTATCACTTGTAAAAATCACTAAAGTATTATCAGCGATTCCTAATTCATCCAATTTGGCCATGATTTCACCAACATAAATATCCAAACGAGTTACCATTGTGGCATAAACAGCGTGCGGTGCCAACTGTGAAGCATATTTCGTTTCATCAATATTTGGTCCATAATCAGACAAATAATTGTGAGGTAATTTAAAAGGTTTGTCTTCTTTAAACTTCCCTTTGAACTTATTAAAGACAGCATCTTCTGGCGAAATGATTTCTGCATGTGGTAATACAAACGGCACATAAGCAAAGAATGGCTTCTTTTTGTTTTTAGTAATAAAATCCAAAGTTGCTTTCTGAATTTCATCAGGTGCGTACGTTACTTTCTGTATGTAATCATTTCCTTTCAAGAATACTTTTTCTTTATTGTGCCATAAATAAGGGGGGAAATAACGGTGTGCTTTACGTTGACAATTATAACCATAAAACTCATCAAAACCTTGATTCAATGGATCTCCTTCTGAATCTATAAACCCTAATCCCCATTTTCCAAAAGCGCCCGTGGTGTAACCTGCATTCTTGAATACATCGCCAATCGTCACTACACTCCCGTCCATTGCTACTTGCCCTTCAAGATCTTCACCTCTTTCTACATTTCCTCTTATCGAAGTATGTCCTGTATGCTGACCAGTAATCAAAGTAGAACGTGAGGGTGCACAAACCGCAGAACCGCTATAATGCTGCGTAAATTTGATTCCTCTAGCCGCTAGTTTATCAATATTGGGTGTGTCAAATTTCTTTTGTCCATAACAACTTAAATCTCCAATACCCAAATCATCTGCCAAAATATAAATAACATTCGGTTTAGATTTACTTTGTGCCTGCGTTGTAACATTTGCGACAGATAGTGTCGCAATCGCAATCATTTGTAATAAAATTTTCATTCTATTTTAGTTTTTAGTTCACTATTTAAATTTCAAACCTGGAACAGATCCATCTGTTCTCAAAATCTCTTTGGCTTTGCCTTGGTATTTATTTTTTTCGAAAATGATATTCTTTGATGTTTTAATCGAAAAAGCTGGATTCTCAGGAAACAAGATTTTATAGGTTCCCGAATTGGTAATCGTATTTCCAGTAAATTTCAGCCCATCTGTATTATTGACTTCCAGTATCCAGTTATCAAAATGGTTGATTTTATTATCTGCGATTACAATATTTTTGAAGGCAATATTATGACTTTCATCATCGGTTTCAAAACGAATAATTCCACGATTCAATCCACTAATATTACAATCTTGGAAGGTATTGTTTCGAATAGTCAAATCCAATGCACTTCCTGATTCGTACCAATAACCACTTTCTACAGGAACTAAAATCGCTTCCATTTCGGTACTAAAAGTACAGTTCTCCACCACAATTTTTCGTGGAGTCGAAAGCAATAATCCTCTCGCTCTGTTTCTTGTAATAATACAATTTTGAACCAATAATTCTGGATAGGCAGTAAGATTTTCAATATAATCCCCCACTTTTAAACTTGCAGGTACTTTTTCATTAAACGTAATAATCTGGTAACGACTATTGATTTTTTCGATAGATTTCAATGTCAGCTTTCCATATTCAAAAAAAGAATGATGCAAGTTCACCAATCCAATTTCATCATTGGGAACCCCAATACTAAAACCTTGTTGTTGGTAATGTCCCACTTTAATTCCGATTCTATTATCTCCCAAAAGGTCAACAACTTCTTGATACGTACCATGTACATTTACCGCATCGTCTAGTTGATTATTGAAGGTACTATTCTTGATTTCGATTTTTCCTCTACAGCCTACAAAGTGTGTAGCATCGGCCGTGGTCGAAATAATTCTACCGTTTGATGGCGTAATATTAAAGTCATCCAAAGTGATATTCTCACTGTTTTCGACAATAATTCCCATTCCACCAGCATGATGTACATCCACATTTGTAGCTACAAAATTCTTAGTAGAAACGACATGGAACGCAGGTGCCAAACGGTTTTCTCCCTGTTCCCCCTTCATAGTCATGATATTTCCAATTTCAGGAATTTTTTTGGTATGTCCAGAGACTCTAACCAATCCTGGTTTTAATTGTACCGTAGTCAATTTATCCTCCATTCCTACTCTAGAATTCTCTGGAGATCTAGGATCAACTGCATATTTATGTTTAATGTCTTTAACTCCATTTTGAAGTTTTGTTCTCGTTCTCGTAGTCAATGAAGTATAGGATTCGGTGTCATAAGTAACCCCTTTTGTTTTCGGGTCAAACAGGATCGATTGCCCTATACTGTGCTCATAATAATCCTTAATAAAAACCAACTGACCATTTCTTATTTCATAGGGATACTCATTTGAAATTTGCATATCAAAAGTCTTTTTAGCAACATCATTTGCAACAACCAAACCTTCACTATGAAAAGCCATTCCCCAGTCAATAGACAGATTTACAATCTTAATATTCTCTGAGTTCTCAACAGAAAACGGAATAATAATTCCATGAAAAATAAACGTAGAACCCTGACCATCAATAGTCACATTTTTCATATTGAATATCGGGAAAGCCGTTTTGGCCAAACCATTATTATGATTAGATAACTCCGCATATATTTCGAACCCTTTATCAGGGTAGAAATGATAGGTTCCTTTTTCAAATTTTATTTCAGAAAAAGGATTGTTTTTTGCTGCCATAAACTGTGCTAAAACTACTGGCGTAGCATCAGCAGCGATACTACTATCAAAGTAAAGGGAATTTCCTTTTCTAGTTTGACTTGTACCCATTAATGAAAAGGTAACTACAAAAAGAAAAACTAAGGATGTTGCAAATAATGAATTCTGCTTAATCATAAAATCTGAGGTTAATTTATAGAATTGTAAAGATTTAACAATACCATACAAAACATGTGTTCATCAGTAAATATGTTGTCTCTTATAGTACAAAAGGTATTTTCTAAATACAAAAACAGGAAACACAACCAAAATCAGCTTCATTTTCCTCTTTCAATTTACAAATTAAAAGAGACTATTTCTAATTATTAATCCGAAAGCAACCACATGATCTTAATTTGGGCGTGCCCCGCTAAAAAACGCAGGTCGGGCATTCCGCTATATCTTTTTAGTCTGGCAAAAAAGCCAGCCCAAAAAGGATACCGCTCCAATCCCTCACGTAAAACCCTACAAACGTTCCCCATTTTTTTTCTGG from Flavobacterium ovatum carries:
- a CDS encoding alpha/beta hydrolase; this translates as MRHFFVFLVLVFTFLVVSCSSIKVKDKSYLTSSVTTEISSPKLNVFIPRKIKSDAPVLIFVHGGYWNSGRKGTYDLMGRNFASKGVVTVIPDYTLSPAASYEEMTQQIAAVIKWVQANAQEYKGNPKQIFITGHSAGGHLAALAVMNPKYGIDPKTISGIILNDAAGLDMHYYLQENLPTEEHDYIATWTKNPEVWKAASPIYFIDKNTPPLLIYMGEKTYPSIKVTNDRFLEALHPFQPKVTPIYLNKKHVPMATQYFWPWSDRFDEVIDFMKLHGK
- a CDS encoding OsmC family protein — translated: MSFKHLFKAKLNWFSYKKETTRFVKNHTIAIEGKEILNVSAAKVFKGDPSLFNPEDLLLSSVVSCHMMSYLYVCSQNGIDVVSYSDTAEATLEVIENGSGRFIEVKLFPKVIILQKDKIALANELHTKANELCFIANSCNFSIVHEAHCEVGE
- a CDS encoding right-handed parallel beta-helix repeat-containing protein, translating into MIKQNSLFATSLVFLFVVTFSLMGTSQTRKGNSLYFDSSIAADATPVVLAQFMAAKNNPFSEIKFEKGTYHFYPDKGFEIYAELSNHNNGLAKTAFPIFNMKNVTIDGQGSTFIFHGIIIPFSVENSENIKIVNLSIDWGMAFHSEGLVVANDVAKKTFDMQISNEYPYEIRNGQLVFIKDYYEHSIGQSILFDPKTKGVTYDTESYTSLTTRTRTKLQNGVKDIKHKYAVDPRSPENSRVGMEDKLTTVQLKPGLVRVSGHTKKIPEIGNIMTMKGEQGENRLAPAFHVVSTKNFVATNVDVHHAGGMGIIVENSENITLDDFNITPSNGRIISTTADATHFVGCRGKIEIKNSTFNNQLDDAVNVHGTYQEVVDLLGDNRIGIKVGHYQQQGFSIGVPNDEIGLVNLHHSFFEYGKLTLKSIEKINSRYQIITFNEKVPASLKVGDYIENLTAYPELLVQNCIITRNRARGLLLSTPRKIVVENCTFSTEMEAILVPVESGYWYESGSALDLTIRNNTFQDCNISGLNRGIIRFETDDESHNIAFKNIVIADNKINHFDNWILEVNNTDGLKFTGNTITNSGTYKILFPENPAFSIKTSKNIIFEKNKYQGKAKEILRTDGSVPGLKFK
- a CDS encoding hotdog fold thioesterase codes for the protein MIFDKEKALAACNAITKNTLMETLGIEYVDVAEGFLVARMFVDSRVHQPMGLLHGGASVALAESVGSTASHLFINTKEQEVRGIEISANHLKSIREGFVYGTARIIHRGRTIHLWEIKITDESGNLISLCKLSNIVLDRNNTK
- the purL gene encoding phosphoribosylformylglycinamidine synthase — encoded protein: MIHFFENQSKTVFTVQTHPDTSGEISAQDISKLNWLFADANKIEKSALTDFFVGPRATMITPWSTNAVEITQNMGITGIIRIEEFQPSTLDFNDFDPMLSQKYFELNQDIFTINVEPEGILEIDDIAAYNKQEGLALSPEEEGYLNDLATKLNRKLTDSEIFAFSQANSEHCRHKIFNGTFVIDGEEKETSLFKLIKKTSQEFPGGIVSAYKDNVAFVKGPKVQQFAPKTADKADFYETKDFDSVISLKAETHNFPTTVEPFNGAATGAGGEIRDRLAGGQGSLPLAGTAVYMTSYSRLEENRPWEDAMTERKWLYQTPMDILIKASNGASDFGNKFGQPLITGSVLTFEHEEDARKLGFDKVIMQAGGIGYGKLEQAIKHKPQVGDKIVILGGENYRIGMGGAAVSSADTGAFSTGIELNAIQRSNPEMQKRAANAIRGMVESDINPIVSIHDHGAGGHLNCLSELVEDTGGLIDLDKLPVGDPTLSAKEIIGNESQERMGLVIGKKDIDILQRIADRERSPMYQVGDVTDDHRFTFESKTTGAKPMDYALEDFFGSSPKVVITDKTIDRKYTELEYSVRNISTYLEQVLQLEAVACKDWLTNKVDRCVTGKVAKQQCVGPLQLPLNNCGVMALDYLGKEGIATSIGHSPIAALIDPVAGSRTAIAESLSNIVWAPIKDGLDGISLSANWMWACKNEGEDARLYEAVKGCSDFAIELGINIPTGKDSLSMKQKYPNDEVIAPGTVIISAAGNCTDIKKVVEPVLQKDGGSIYYINLSQDDFKLGGSSFAQTLNKIGTEVPTIKDAAFFKKAFNSLQELIGDNQILAGHDIGSGGLITTLLEMCFADVNLGAKIDFSVFAEKDIIKYLFAENIAVVFQVKNDATAEALLNKNGVEFFKLGTATTNGILDFGPCGLDIAKYRDIWFKTSFLLDQKQTKNGTAQARFDNYKNQVLKYTFPAHFTGKKPVIDGSKPRPIAAVIREKGSNSEREFANAMYLAGFDVKDIHMTDLISGRENLEDIQFIGVVGGFSNSDVLGSAKGWAGAFLYNEKANSALKNFFKREDTLSVGICNGCQLFMELELINPEHEVHGKMLHNDSHKHESIFTSVTVNENKSVMLSSLAGSTLGVWVSHGEGKFNLPLAEENYNIVGTYGYDSYPANPNGSDYNTAMLCDTTGRHLVMMPHIERSTFQWNWANYPADRNDEVSPWHEAFVNARKWIENK
- a CDS encoding arylsulfatase → MKILLQMIAIATLSVANVTTQAQSKSKPNVIYILADDLGIGDLSCYGQKKFDTPNIDKLAARGIKFTQHYSGSAVCAPSRSTLITGQHTGHTSIRGNVERGEDLEGQVAMDGSVVTIGDVFKNAGYTTGAFGKWGLGFIDSEGDPLNQGFDEFYGYNCQRKAHRYFPPYLWHNKEKVFLKGNDYIQKVTYAPDEIQKATLDFITKNKKKPFFAYVPFVLPHAEIISPEDAVFNKFKGKFKEDKPFKLPHNYLSDYGPNIDETKYASQLAPHAVYATMVTRLDIYVGEIMAKLDELGIADNTLVIFTSDNGPANEGGADPDFFNGTAGLRGVKRDLYEGGIRAPFIAVWPNKIKAGITSDVISAFWDMKPTFAAIVGEKKIGVTDGVSLLPTFLGTKDQKQHPYMYWEFPQAGGRKAVRLGNWKGVIYDIAKKDKPEFELYNLANDQAETKNLAKDNPKIVDEMLAIMKNEHTDSPLFPFK